In the Chroococcidiopsis sp. SAG 2025 genome, one interval contains:
- a CDS encoding 1-acyl-sn-glycerol-3-phosphate acyltransferase produces MVFGSNRNVSGYKFTWFDRFCLWYPPGWLILFNRHWQHYHADPDGWNWLEYGLFLLPGGFYIALLLRWLRLGCRFPRQQAVQFDRNYQQAFRDEVLAPIAKYYYRGELRQIENLPETESMIVAMNHAGMSFPWDFIVLAYLLGTAREWNVKPLAGVSLFDHPWMIWWLPPGWSQVLGGVRAEKEEFETAAIAQKTVLLYAPEGLRGPSKGWQQRYQLASFDPSFIRLSDRHQIPILPVVCLGSEFLHPFAINLKHIGKIFGLPFLPLSPLMPLFALFPSMGVWARRSRLRYFIQPVYRVDLKDRTSRRERVVAYQEAQAFRDKLQNAINCILSSSDDK; encoded by the coding sequence GTGGTTTTTGGCAGTAACAGAAACGTGAGTGGCTATAAGTTTACCTGGTTCGATCGGTTCTGCCTTTGGTATCCTCCAGGCTGGCTGATCCTATTTAACCGTCACTGGCAACACTATCACGCCGATCCTGATGGTTGGAATTGGTTAGAGTATGGATTATTTCTACTTCCAGGTGGATTTTACATTGCCTTGTTACTGCGATGGTTGCGTTTGGGTTGTCGATTTCCACGTCAACAAGCGGTGCAATTCGATCGCAACTACCAACAAGCTTTTCGCGATGAAGTCTTAGCGCCAATTGCTAAATATTACTACCGTGGCGAACTGAGGCAAATTGAAAACTTGCCGGAAACAGAATCGATGATTGTGGCGATGAACCACGCTGGAATGTCTTTTCCTTGGGATTTTATCGTCCTGGCTTATTTATTAGGTACGGCACGGGAATGGAACGTTAAACCTTTAGCTGGAGTTTCTTTATTCGATCATCCTTGGATGATTTGGTGGCTACCCCCCGGATGGTCTCAAGTTTTAGGCGGCGTGAGGGCAGAAAAAGAGGAATTTGAGACAGCAGCGATCGCTCAGAAAACTGTATTATTGTACGCACCTGAAGGACTGCGGGGACCTAGTAAAGGCTGGCAGCAAAGGTATCAATTGGCAAGTTTCGATCCGAGTTTTATTCGTTTGAGCGATCGCCACCAAATCCCAATTCTGCCAGTTGTTTGTCTTGGTAGTGAATTTTTACATCCATTTGCAATTAATTTGAAACACATTGGTAAGATATTCGGCTTACCTTTCTTACCTCTATCGCCTTTAATGCCTTTATTCGCATTATTTCCTTCTATGGGAGTATGGGCAAGGCGATCGCGTTTGCGTTACTTTATCCAACCTGTATATCGAGTAGACCTCAAAGATCGTACCTCTCGTCGCGAGAGAGTTGTAGCATATCAAGAAGCTCAAGCATTCAGAGATAAGTTGCAAAATGCGATTAATTGTATCTTGAGCAGCAGTGATGACAAGTGA
- a CDS encoding ABC transporter permease: MYLFMYLPIFVLAFYSFNTSPYSAGWQGFTLKWYQQLFQDSRILTALQNSLVVALCAVVISAVLGTLMAVGLGRYRFPGKTIYRGISYLPMIIPDIAIAVATLVFLAAFAIPLSLWTIVAAHIVFCLAYVGIVVTARLAKLDPHLEEAALDLGATPLQAFVKVLLPQLMPGIVAGCLLAFVLSLDDFLISSFTAGSGTNTLPMEIFSRIRTGVKPDINALSVILIIVSGCVAFLAEYIRDRGEKESL; this comes from the coding sequence ATGTATCTATTCATGTACCTGCCGATCTTCGTTCTTGCTTTCTATAGTTTCAATACTTCTCCCTACAGTGCTGGCTGGCAAGGGTTCACGCTCAAATGGTATCAACAGTTGTTTCAAGATAGTCGCATCCTGACAGCACTACAAAATAGTTTGGTTGTGGCTTTATGTGCTGTCGTCATCTCGGCTGTTTTGGGAACCCTGATGGCAGTAGGTTTAGGACGATACCGATTTCCTGGGAAGACGATCTATCGCGGGATTTCATACTTACCAATGATTATTCCAGATATCGCGATCGCCGTAGCTACCCTCGTCTTTCTGGCTGCGTTTGCCATTCCGTTGAGCTTGTGGACGATTGTAGCCGCTCATATTGTCTTTTGCCTTGCCTACGTGGGAATTGTGGTGACAGCGCGACTGGCAAAGTTAGATCCCCATCTAGAAGAAGCCGCGCTCGATCTCGGTGCTACACCATTACAAGCTTTTGTCAAGGTTTTGTTACCGCAGTTAATGCCTGGAATTGTCGCTGGTTGTTTGCTGGCTTTCGTTCTCAGTCTAGATGATTTTCTCATCTCTAGTTTTACGGCTGGAAGCGGCACGAATACTTTACCGATGGAAATTTTCAGTCGCATCCGCACGGGAGTCAAACCCGATATTAATGCCTTGAGCGTCATTCTAATTATTGTTTCTGGATGCGTTGCTTTTTTGGCAGAATATATTCGCGATCGCGGTGAGAAAGAAAGTTTGTAA
- a CDS encoding 16S rRNA (uracil(1498)-N(3))-methyltransferase, which translates to MSQLQRIVIAPAQLQQQQIALTSQQQHYLMRVLRLRQGDRFIAMDGKGRWWLAVLAETTAQILEQMQVQTELPVEITLMVALPKGNGFDEVVRACTELGVNCFAPVTSDRTLLHPSPQKLERWRRIAAEAAEQSERQIVPTILAPVPFSTGLLSVTGDRKYICVARGNTPHLLKSLQSLPPNPPSKGELQDSLPASPGELDSSHPPLQENSSPPSQGNSSPPLQGGLGGSIVIATGAEGGWTTNEVENAIAAGFQPVSLGKRILRAITAPIVAVSQISAIVEISRISENLE; encoded by the coding sequence ATGTCTCAACTGCAACGAATCGTCATCGCTCCCGCACAACTGCAACAGCAGCAAATTGCCCTCACATCGCAGCAACAGCATTATCTCATGCGAGTCTTGCGGCTGCGGCAGGGCGATCGCTTTATTGCGATGGATGGCAAAGGTCGATGGTGGCTAGCAGTACTAGCAGAGACAACAGCGCAGATTTTGGAACAGATGCAGGTGCAAACTGAGTTACCTGTAGAAATAACTCTGATGGTGGCACTACCCAAAGGGAATGGATTTGATGAAGTGGTACGCGCTTGTACTGAGTTAGGAGTCAATTGTTTTGCTCCAGTAACCAGCGATCGCACTTTACTCCATCCCAGCCCGCAAAAACTAGAGCGTTGGCGGCGGATTGCAGCTGAAGCGGCGGAACAATCGGAACGACAAATCGTACCGACGATTTTAGCTCCCGTCCCCTTTAGTACGGGATTGTTGTCGGTTACAGGCGATCGCAAATATATCTGTGTAGCGCGGGGTAACACGCCTCATTTATTAAAAAGTTTGCAATCGCTCCCCCCTAACCCCCCTTCAAAAGGGGAGTTGCAGGATTCTCTCCCCGCTTCACCAGGGGAATTAGACAGTTCTCACCCCCCTTTACAAGAAAATTCTAGCCCTCCTTCGCAAGGCAACTCTAGCCCCCCTTTACAAGGGGGGTTGGGGGGATCTATCGTCATTGCCACAGGTGCAGAAGGCGGCTGGACGACAAACGAAGTCGAAAATGCGATCGCGGCTGGATTTCAACCCGTCTCCTTGGGTAAACGGATCTTACGCGCAATTACCGCTCCCATTGTCGCTGTATCGCAAATATCTGCGATTGTAGAGATTAGTAGAATCTCTGAAAACCTTGAATAA
- a CDS encoding helix-turn-helix transcriptional regulator, which translates to MSHGEHPEHLHLLEVGWDGFHFIYELEPADEMPASYMSQHLVIIALDNFRASFDFNGSWQHIDYAQGDIGIFPASQLFPRTQVDREVPILDLFLAPATLYRTVDEAIEENCIELIPQLQLRDPLIQQIGLALKAELAVGGAESRLYAESMVAALSAHLLRRYTSRQQIVRDYRGGLPKYKQDRAIAYIYENLDRNITLAELSHVVNISPHYFATLFKQSTGQSPHQYITKCRIETAKHLLAKQELTIVEISQQVGFQNQSHFTRIFRQHVKTTPKIYRDQRK; encoded by the coding sequence ATGTCTCATGGCGAACATCCCGAGCATTTACATCTTTTAGAGGTGGGATGGGATGGCTTTCATTTCATCTATGAGTTAGAACCCGCTGATGAAATGCCTGCGAGTTACATGAGTCAGCATCTCGTGATTATTGCTTTAGACAATTTTCGGGCAAGCTTCGATTTCAATGGCAGCTGGCAACATATAGATTACGCTCAAGGCGATATTGGCATTTTTCCAGCCAGCCAATTGTTCCCCAGAACGCAAGTGGATCGCGAAGTCCCTATTTTAGATCTATTTCTCGCTCCTGCCACTCTATACCGTACTGTTGATGAAGCTATCGAGGAAAATTGTATCGAACTCATACCCCAGTTGCAATTACGCGACCCGTTAATTCAGCAGATAGGGTTAGCGTTGAAAGCTGAGTTAGCGGTAGGAGGTGCGGAGAGTCGGTTATATGCAGAGTCAATGGTAGCGGCGCTTTCAGCTCACTTGTTACGACGCTATACTTCTCGCCAGCAGATCGTTAGAGATTATCGAGGTGGATTACCCAAGTATAAGCAAGACCGGGCGATCGCCTATATTTATGAAAATTTAGATCGGAATATCACTTTGGCAGAACTCAGCCATGTCGTCAACATAAGTCCTCACTATTTTGCGACTTTATTCAAACAATCTACCGGACAATCGCCGCATCAATACATTACGAAATGCCGGATTGAGACAGCAAAGCATTTACTCGCCAAGCAGGAACTCACAATCGTAGAAATCTCTCAGCAAGTAGGTTTCCAAAATCAAAGTCACTTCACGAGAATATTTCGCCAACACGTCAAGACTACGCCAAAAATTTATCGAGACCAGCGAAAATAA
- a CDS encoding MDR/zinc-dependent alcohol dehydrogenase-like family protein, translating to MKGLWLENNQLQLLTDLPSPEPSPGEALVRVLRAGICNTDLELIRGYYPYTGILGHEFVGVVEQGPTHLVNQRVVGEINATCGQCRFCRNGQPTHCENRTVLGIVNCDGAFADYLTLPATNLHPVPDNVSTEAATFTEPIAAALEIQQQVQIQAADRVLVVGDGKLGQLVAQTLALTGCDLLAVGRHQEKLANLEARGIKTGLAETVTDRSFDLSVECTGNPAGFAIARRALRPRGTLVLKSTYAGNLSFDTSALVVDEITLIGSRCGPFPAALNLLATQKVDVQPLIHARYPLSQGLAAFERAQTRGVMKVLLEMDRD from the coding sequence ATGAAAGGACTCTGGCTCGAAAACAACCAATTACAACTGCTTACAGATCTCCCCTCCCCCGAACCTTCTCCAGGAGAAGCCTTAGTGCGCGTTCTACGAGCGGGTATTTGTAACACCGACTTAGAACTGATCCGGGGTTACTATCCTTACACGGGGATTCTAGGTCATGAATTTGTTGGCGTAGTCGAACAAGGACCCACTCATCTAGTTAACCAAAGGGTAGTAGGAGAAATCAATGCTACCTGCGGTCAATGTCGGTTCTGTCGCAACGGACAGCCAACCCACTGCGAAAACCGCACCGTATTGGGAATCGTCAACTGTGATGGAGCCTTTGCCGACTATCTAACTTTACCAGCCACAAACCTACACCCCGTCCCAGACAATGTTTCTACGGAAGCTGCTACATTTACCGAACCGATTGCCGCAGCATTAGAAATTCAGCAGCAGGTGCAAATTCAGGCAGCAGATCGCGTGTTAGTAGTGGGAGATGGTAAATTAGGGCAGCTAGTCGCCCAAACCTTAGCTTTAACTGGTTGCGATTTATTAGCTGTAGGCAGACATCAGGAAAAACTGGCTAACTTAGAAGCAAGAGGGATTAAAACAGGCTTAGCTGAAACCGTAACCGACAGATCTTTCGATCTTTCCGTCGAGTGTACGGGCAATCCAGCAGGATTTGCGATCGCCCGTCGTGCGTTGCGTCCTCGCGGTACGCTAGTACTCAAAAGCACCTATGCAGGTAACTTGAGTTTTGACACTTCCGCTTTGGTTGTAGACGAAATTACCCTCATCGGTTCCCGTTGCGGACCTTTCCCCGCCGCCCTAAATTTACTCGCCACTCAAAAAGTAGACGTTCAACCGCTAATTCACGCTCGTTATCCGTTGAGTCAAGGACTAGCCGCCTTTGAACGCGCTCAAACACGCGGTGTGATGAAGGTCTTGTTAGAAATGGATCGAGATTGA
- a CDS encoding ChaN family lipoprotein — MMRQLIKNLIYLLSCVLSIFLICNWSVNAQKTVNNCRPQIIVPDFSKVNVSTQNQSCSIEDVTITQSRALQELAKADVLYLGETHDCDRDRKIQLKIIQELQKRNPQVAIAMEMFQIPYQDAIDSYLAGKLTEKELIEQTEYEQRWGYSWESYAPILRFAKEKQLLVLAVNTPSEITRQVAKAGLDSLTPQQQKIIPPASEIRTDNAAYRQMLAKTFEQHQHSNRGNSSGFDRFFLAQVLWDETMAAEVAKFAKANPKHQVAVIAGQGHIIYGYGIPSRVARRMHQRFPQVSVLLSPPKNTAANSYQPIADYIWH; from the coding sequence ATGATGAGACAGTTGATTAAAAATCTGATTTATTTATTGAGTTGCGTGTTAAGTATTTTTTTGATTTGCAATTGGTCTGTAAATGCTCAAAAAACAGTCAACAATTGTCGTCCACAAATTATTGTACCAGACTTCTCTAAGGTAAATGTCTCTACTCAGAATCAAAGTTGTAGTATAGAGGACGTTACGATTACTCAGTCAAGGGCTTTACAAGAATTAGCAAAAGCAGATGTGCTATATTTGGGAGAAACTCACGATTGCGACCGAGATCGCAAAATTCAGTTAAAAATAATTCAAGAGTTACAAAAAAGAAATCCTCAAGTTGCGATCGCGATGGAGATGTTTCAAATACCATATCAAGATGCGATCGACAGCTATTTAGCTGGTAAGTTAACTGAAAAAGAGTTGATAGAACAAACTGAATACGAGCAAAGATGGGGATATTCTTGGGAATCTTATGCGCCTATACTCAGATTCGCGAAAGAGAAGCAATTGTTGGTTTTAGCTGTGAACACTCCTTCTGAGATTACTCGTCAAGTGGCAAAAGCAGGTTTAGATAGTCTCACACCTCAGCAGCAAAAAATTATTCCTCCTGCTTCAGAAATTCGGACTGATAATGCTGCTTACCGTCAGATGTTAGCCAAAACTTTTGAACAGCATCAACATTCCAATCGAGGTAATAGTAGCGGTTTCGATCGCTTTTTTTTAGCTCAGGTTTTATGGGATGAGACTATGGCAGCAGAAGTTGCTAAGTTTGCGAAAGCTAATCCTAAGCATCAAGTTGCCGTGATTGCTGGGCAAGGACATATTATTTATGGTTATGGTATTCCTAGCCGCGTAGCTAGAAGAATGCATCAGCGATTTCCACAGGTTTCTGTGTTGTTAAGTCCTCCTAAAAATACTGCTGCTAATTCTTACCAACCAATAGCAGATTATATTTGGCATTAG
- a CDS encoding VanZ family protein has protein sequence MVVATLFPFNFSRDEGGSLRYFFSNFKHSSHLGDKIKNIFLFIPFGFGLTCFLQARKLNLLFKLILVVVLSFSLSFAVETLQIFLPSRETSPADLFTNSLGGFIGFLCFYIWKFKFVSYILILIEKNKNRFSFPLVAIAFLGYLATSILFTVPLQSANNLSTWDLNYPLILGNERTGERPWEGFISEVAFADKAFSSAEIERVFASRNWWNNVDTPLIGNYQLDRQNYSDRTGNLPDLSWRGQLPEITDDRGVLLSDRHWLQTDTPVNRLNQRLQETSKFTIIITIATAKFQQKGPARIVSISDSNGRRNFTLGQQGNNLNLRLRTPINGVNAQYLDTNVHNVFTDKQFHKLVITYANSGLHVYVDNLQNRYNINLLEVLPKEDRILYYGLTFIPLGALLAVVITLAKKRFIRYTLFYVGILLPTLIVEMILATSSGRSLEIANILFGILTIASTTLVLKLQIPFWLRNKVLSYANYKNF, from the coding sequence GTGGTTGTTGCCACTCTTTTCCCTTTCAATTTTTCTAGGGATGAAGGTGGCTCTCTCAGATATTTTTTTAGCAATTTCAAACATTCTAGTCATTTGGGCGATAAGATTAAGAATATATTTTTATTTATTCCATTTGGCTTTGGTCTCACCTGTTTTTTGCAAGCAAGAAAGCTCAATTTATTATTTAAATTAATTTTAGTTGTCGTTCTTAGTTTTAGTTTATCTTTTGCTGTAGAAACGCTTCAAATCTTCTTGCCTTCTAGAGAGACTTCACCTGCCGATCTCTTCACTAATAGCTTAGGTGGATTTATTGGATTTTTATGTTTTTACATCTGGAAATTTAAATTTGTTAGTTATATTTTAATTTTAATTGAAAAAAACAAAAATCGGTTTAGTTTTCCACTAGTGGCAATTGCTTTTTTAGGTTATTTAGCTACATCTATCCTGTTTACAGTTCCGTTACAATCCGCCAATAACTTAAGTACTTGGGATTTAAATTATCCTCTCATATTGGGCAACGAACGTACGGGCGAACGTCCTTGGGAAGGATTTATTTCAGAAGTGGCTTTTGCAGATAAAGCGTTTTCTTCAGCAGAAATAGAGCGCGTGTTTGCTAGCCGAAACTGGTGGAATAATGTAGATACGCCTTTGATAGGAAACTATCAGTTAGATAGACAAAATTACAGCGATCGCACCGGAAACTTGCCCGATTTGAGCTGGCGAGGGCAACTACCAGAAATAACAGACGATCGAGGAGTCCTTCTAAGCGATCGCCATTGGCTACAAACAGATACTCCTGTAAATCGACTTAATCAAAGATTACAAGAAACTTCCAAATTCACAATAATAATAACAATTGCAACTGCTAAGTTTCAACAAAAAGGACCAGCTCGAATTGTTTCTATTTCAGATAGTAACGGTAGGCGCAATTTTACTTTAGGACAGCAAGGCAATAATTTAAATCTGCGACTGCGAACACCGATCAATGGTGTTAATGCTCAGTATTTAGACACAAACGTGCATAACGTTTTTACAGATAAACAGTTTCACAAGCTAGTTATAACATATGCTAATTCAGGGTTGCATGTCTATGTAGATAACTTACAAAACCGATACAATATTAACCTTCTAGAAGTATTACCAAAAGAAGATCGAATTCTTTACTACGGCTTGACATTCATTCCTTTAGGAGCGCTATTAGCAGTTGTTATTACTTTAGCGAAGAAACGATTTATTCGTTATACATTATTTTATGTTGGTATATTGTTGCCGACTCTTATCGTAGAAATGATATTAGCAACAAGTAGCGGCAGGAGTCTTGAAATCGCAAATATTTTGTTTGGCATATTAACGATCGCCTCGACAACCTTAGTTTTGAAGTTACAAATACCTTTTTGGCTGAGAAATAAAGTTTTAAGTTACGCTAATTACAAAAACTTCTAG
- a CDS encoding inositol monophosphatase family protein translates to MTDFWTTILDFAATTSQRVGAQLMQDFGQVQASQKADGSLVTQADKWADREIQDAIASNFNGYGILSEEGETIFPDAEWCWVIDPLDGTTNFTRGIPIWGISLGLLYRGTPVFGYVHLPPLGQSFHGFWAGDSGLATPTGAFLNHHPIHVSTDVASKNHFFNLCSRSTAVMQSSFPCKIRMLGVASYNFLTVAAGAVLGGVEATPKIWDLAGAWVILHAAGGTWVELRSQSIFPLLPGRDYSTISFPSLVVSRRELISVFQPFLESLK, encoded by the coding sequence ATGACTGACTTTTGGACGACGATTCTCGATTTTGCCGCTACCACCTCCCAGAGGGTAGGGGCGCAACTGATGCAGGATTTCGGGCAGGTACAAGCCTCTCAGAAAGCTGATGGTAGCCTCGTTACCCAAGCAGATAAATGGGCAGATCGAGAAATTCAAGATGCGATCGCCTCTAACTTCAACGGCTATGGTATTTTGAGCGAAGAAGGAGAGACAATTTTTCCCGATGCTGAATGGTGCTGGGTTATCGATCCGCTTGACGGGACGACAAACTTTACGCGGGGAATTCCCATCTGGGGTATTTCTTTAGGACTGCTGTACCGAGGTACACCTGTTTTTGGCTACGTCCACTTACCACCACTAGGACAAAGTTTTCACGGCTTTTGGGCAGGAGATTCGGGGCTAGCAACACCTACAGGTGCATTTCTCAACCATCATCCGATCCATGTTAGTACCGATGTGGCTAGCAAAAATCACTTTTTCAATCTCTGTTCCCGCAGCACTGCTGTCATGCAATCTAGCTTTCCCTGCAAAATTAGGATGCTGGGGGTTGCCAGTTACAACTTTCTCACCGTTGCTGCGGGGGCTGTACTGGGTGGGGTAGAAGCGACACCGAAAATTTGGGATTTGGCAGGGGCTTGGGTAATTTTACATGCAGCTGGAGGAACTTGGGTAGAGCTGCGATCGCAATCTATTTTTCCTTTATTACCTGGGAGGGATTACAGCACTATCTCTTTCCCCTCTCTTGTCGTCAGTCGTCGCGAACTGATTTCTGTATTTCAACCCTTCTTAGAATCTTTAAAATAA
- a CDS encoding BCD family MFS transporter yields MAKSSLSEREQLPPKINILTMFRLGLFQMGLGMMSVLTLGVLNRIAIKELAIPATLAAGTIAMHQFVAPSRLWFGQMSDAKKMWSNHRTGYIWIGAALFAIAAFLAVQVMWQLGSSIYNQGWSFVTYGWIALLAGIFALYGLALSSSSTPFAALLVDVSDEDNRSKLVGVVWSMLMVGIVIGAIISSKLLPAASTCQESAVGTVSLYSQPAQLATLQSSINRLFFILPGVVTGLALLSTFGVEKKYSRYTSRSVVADREDQITISRALKVLTASRQTGLFFTFLLAMTLSLFMQEAVMEPYGGEVFGMCVSETTRLNAFWGTGTLLGIGSTGFLIVPRIGKQKTTQIGCILVALSVGLVIASGFTANRQALQGALVLFGLASGVTTTGALSLMLDFTAAETAGTFIGAWGLAQALARATATVSGGAILDVGKQLFSAPVLAYGLVFTIQALLMVLAIWLLSRVDVVEFRSNAKKAIASVFENELD; encoded by the coding sequence ATGGCGAAAAGTAGCTTGTCCGAACGAGAACAGTTACCTCCTAAAATTAATATCCTGACTATGTTCCGGTTAGGCTTATTTCAGATGGGACTGGGGATGATGTCCGTTCTCACCCTGGGAGTCCTCAACCGGATTGCAATTAAAGAATTGGCAATTCCGGCTACCCTAGCAGCAGGAACGATCGCCATGCATCAGTTTGTGGCTCCCTCGCGCCTGTGGTTCGGGCAAATGTCTGATGCCAAAAAGATGTGGAGCAATCACCGCACGGGTTACATTTGGATTGGTGCGGCATTATTTGCGATCGCTGCCTTTCTTGCAGTCCAAGTTATGTGGCAATTGGGCAGCAGTATATACAACCAAGGCTGGAGTTTCGTTACCTATGGTTGGATAGCGTTATTGGCAGGAATCTTTGCTTTGTACGGGCTAGCACTTAGTTCTAGTTCTACCCCATTTGCTGCTTTGCTCGTCGATGTTTCCGATGAAGACAACCGCTCTAAACTCGTAGGTGTTGTTTGGTCGATGCTCATGGTAGGAATTGTGATTGGGGCAATTATCAGCTCCAAACTTCTGCCAGCTGCCTCCACTTGTCAAGAGTCAGCTGTAGGAACAGTATCGCTTTACAGTCAACCCGCTCAACTTGCTACCCTACAAAGCTCGATTAACCGCTTATTTTTCATTTTGCCGGGAGTTGTCACTGGGTTAGCTCTACTATCAACGTTTGGTGTAGAAAAAAAGTATTCTCGTTACACATCGCGATCGGTAGTCGCAGATAGAGAAGACCAAATTACCATATCTAGGGCGCTGAAAGTCCTAACCGCCAGCCGTCAAACGGGTTTATTCTTCACCTTCCTCCTCGCCATGACACTCAGCTTATTCATGCAAGAAGCAGTAATGGAACCTTACGGTGGGGAAGTCTTCGGAATGTGCGTTTCGGAAACTACGAGGCTGAATGCTTTTTGGGGTACGGGTACGTTGCTAGGGATTGGCAGCACGGGCTTTTTAATCGTGCCACGGATTGGCAAGCAAAAAACGACTCAAATCGGCTGTATCCTAGTTGCCCTTAGCGTGGGACTCGTCATTGCATCGGGTTTTACAGCTAATCGCCAAGCTTTACAGGGAGCATTAGTACTATTTGGCTTGGCTTCTGGCGTGACTACCACGGGTGCATTAAGTTTAATGCTAGACTTTACGGCAGCAGAAACAGCAGGGACATTTATTGGCGCGTGGGGGCTGGCGCAGGCATTAGCACGGGCAACGGCAACAGTCAGTGGAGGGGCAATATTAGACGTAGGCAAACAGCTATTTTCAGCCCCAGTGCTAGCTTACGGTTTGGTATTTACCATTCAAGCGTTGTTAATGGTGTTAGCAATTTGGTTACTCAGTCGCGTAGATGTAGTCGAATTTCGCAGCAACGCCAAAAAAGCGATCGCTTCAGTATTTGAAAACGAATTGGATTGA
- a CDS encoding aldo/keto reductase has product METIKLGQDGAAVCPLCIGTWAWGDKLFWNYGSDEEDAKQLQVAFQAAMDAGTTFFDTAEVYGFGTSEKYLGQFIQQSDRPIQIATKFGPAPWRFTAQSVSDALTESLKRLGLERVSLYQVHWPFSFFMSQETLMNALADEVQRGRIEAVGVSNYSAEQMQQAYKILAARGVKLASNQVRYSLLTRQIETNGILDTARQLGVTILAYSPLAQGLLTGKYTASSAEKPTGARRIDPRFSKEGLQKIEPVISILKKIGDRHGRTPAQVALNWLIAQGNLVAIAGAKNANQVQQNAGALGWQMTDEEITQLEQVTRPWLY; this is encoded by the coding sequence TTGGAAACTATCAAATTAGGTCAGGATGGCGCTGCTGTTTGTCCCTTATGCATTGGAACGTGGGCGTGGGGCGACAAACTATTTTGGAACTATGGCAGCGATGAGGAGGATGCCAAGCAGCTACAGGTAGCCTTCCAAGCCGCAATGGATGCAGGGACGACGTTCTTTGACACGGCAGAAGTTTACGGGTTTGGTACGTCAGAAAAGTATTTGGGGCAATTCATCCAACAAAGCGATCGCCCCATTCAAATTGCGACGAAATTCGGTCCCGCACCTTGGCGATTTACAGCTCAATCCGTCTCTGATGCGCTGACAGAAAGCCTCAAGCGTCTGGGTTTGGAGCGAGTCAGCCTCTACCAAGTCCACTGGCCTTTCAGCTTTTTCATGAGTCAAGAAACGCTGATGAATGCCCTTGCCGATGAAGTGCAACGGGGCAGAATTGAGGCAGTAGGAGTCAGCAACTATTCCGCAGAACAAATGCAGCAAGCATACAAAATTTTGGCAGCCCGTGGAGTCAAGCTTGCTAGCAATCAAGTCCGCTACTCGCTTTTAACGCGGCAAATTGAAACGAACGGCATTCTCGACACGGCACGACAGCTAGGCGTAACAATCTTGGCTTACAGCCCTTTAGCACAAGGCTTGTTAACTGGAAAATACACGGCTAGTAGTGCCGAGAAGCCCACAGGCGCACGCCGGATCGATCCTCGTTTTAGCAAAGAAGGTTTGCAAAAAATCGAACCAGTGATTTCGATCTTGAAAAAAATTGGCGATCGCCACGGACGCACCCCCGCTCAAGTCGCCCTCAATTGGTTAATTGCTCAAGGTAACTTAGTTGCGATCGCGGGTGCAAAAAATGCCAACCAAGTCCAGCAAAACGCTGGCGCTCTCGGCTGGCAAATGACGGACGAAGAAATAACTCAGTTAGAGCAAGTGACTCGTCCTTGGCTTTATTAG